In Polyodon spathula isolate WHYD16114869_AA chromosome 47, ASM1765450v1, whole genome shotgun sequence, a single window of DNA contains:
- the LOC121306252 gene encoding sterile alpha motif domain-containing protein 9-like, producing MMEGDSRPCLDILCENECVNAEKDTKACKSEEEYFYRGGKVSWVNFHLSEMPGSQPFIKRDKYEDLKNLTEKQSNLSRCLGCVNLFHYPGCGGTTLAKHVLWDLRKTFKCAVLSNNLAKAVTIAGQVTDLYMKGERKQTVLLLVDDLEEYENIYELRKCILDEIEQKNMNPKSPVVIILSCIRSENPPESMNTESVCITNKLSEKEQSLFEKKLQAIQESHANHETFYGFLIMKNNFQESYVKDAVHKTFKDLQVSSKKAKLISFLALLNSYVSNSSLLGSVCESFLRSKDPLHGNKPLEEQMNPYSGLLICFTNSEKTKRVRLAHKMIATQCCEELKTKQRSRSKITKDLLSSLFVKEMDADNLLMRDIQEMLIRRQISTKFSQLIEYIQGVERNNYQCIEILTTAAELFEKNAVIPQALARFYYIIEKNFPKAIEWAERAKKRAGYNSFVADTLGQIYKNQMRSKCKPDLSPDELDEFLQVAEKAIGAFQEEQDLANKESPADLENQWTRKRPMIYNTSGLFGELEVAGCVFDTLSMLYPLKEEMKKFLKNDLQIDSICIKDCNKRFIRVLKRRPFLSTLKGRVKKVFVFYETYLTYSKPNQMKDEKDYITKKVSDCFLKYTSSECSGHVKTKAEDERKYLETQRAASFPGLLHCLCERRDPDTMENIYQSWQCIYNSSTKTKEDELNFILANFVLNCINPESENITDPTVLEVILKDVLKDEEEDKPKPSAEMYFLALLLLWPQEGTESYVKKIWKGFGNHYENYLRSRLIVPHFFLGQSSGLNRIVHKSKIDTCFAHFSVPINQLWQSGEVWKNDNVKSLLRRVDGRTEGHKVFAQCGNVKIRVQPANREDIRRDNKVSFFLGFTIKGPVAYDIQY from the coding sequence ATGATGGAAGGTGATTCCAGACCTTGTCTtgacattttatgtgaaaatgaATGTGTAAATGCAGAAAAGGATACCAAAGCCTGTAAATCAGAAGAAGAATACTTTTACAGAGGGGGAAAAGTCTCATGGGTAAACTTTCACCTGTCTGAGATGCCAGGATCCCAACCTTTTATCAAAAGGGATAAGTATGAAGATCTGAAAAACCTAACTGAGAAACAAAGCAATCTTTCCAGATGTTTAGGGTGCGTGAATTTATTTCATTATCCAGGTTGTGGTGGAACAACTTTAGCAAAGCATGTTTTGTGGGATTTGAGGAAAACATTCAAGTGTGCCGTGCTTAGCAATAACCTCGCTAAGGCAGTTACCATTGCTGGTCAGGTGACAGACTTATACATGAAGGGCGAAAGGAAACAGACTGTACTCCTTTTAGTAGATGATTTGGAAGAATATGAAAATATTTACGAACTACGAAAGTGCATCCTGGATGAAATcgaacaaaaaaacatgaatcctAAAAGCCCAGTGGTTATAATATTAAGCTGCATAAGATCTGAGAATCCTCCAGAAAGCATGAACACAGAGAGTGTGTGCATAACCAACAAACTGTCAGAGAAAGAGCAATCCTTATTTGAGAAAAAATTACAGGCAATACAAGAATCTCATGCAAATCACGAAACGTTCTATGGTTTTCTGAtcatgaaaaataattttcaagaAAGCTATGTTAAAGATGCCGTCCATAAAACATTCAAAGACCTACAAGTCAGCAGTAAAAAAGCAAAGCTAATTTCCTTTCTAGCCTTGTTGAATTCTTATGTATCCAATTCTTCGCTGTTGGGGTCTGTTTGTGAGAGTTTTTTACGATCTAAAGATCCACTGCATGGTAATAAACCTTTGGAAGAACAGATGAATCCTTATTCTggtcttttaatttgttttacaaattcaGAGAAGACAAAGAGAGTTCGCTTGGCTCATAAAATGATTGCCACTCAGTGTTgtgaagagctgaaaacaaaacaacgaaGCAGAAGCAAGATTACAAAAGACTTGCTCTCATCTTTGTTTGTGAAGGAAATGGATGCTGATAATTTGCTTATGCGTGACATCCAAGAAATGCTGATCAGAAGGCAAATAAGTACCAAGTTTTCTCAATTGATTGAGTACATACAGGGGGTTGAGAGAAACAATTACCAATGTATTGAGATTTTGACCACAGCAGCAGAGTTGTTTGAAAAGAATGCAGTTATTCCTCAAGCTCTGGCAAGGTTTTATTATATCATAGAGAAAAACTTTCCAAAGGCAATCGAATGGGCAGAAAGGGCTAAAAAGAGAGCCGGATATAATTCATTTGTTGCTGACACTTTGGGACAGATCTACAAAAATCAAATGCGCTCTAAATGTAAACCAGATCTTAGTCCTGATGAGTTGGATGAATTTCTCCAAGTGGCGGAAAAAGCTATTGGTGCATTTCAGGAAGAACAAGATTTAGCTAATAAAGAAAGTCCAGCTGACTTAGAAAATCAGTGGACTAGAAAAAGGCCAATGATTTATAATACCAGTGGGCTCTTTGGTGAGCTGGAAGTTGCTGGGTGTGTCTTTGACACTCTGTCCATGTTGTACCCACTCAAAGAGGAAATGAAGAAATTCTTAAAAAATGATTTGCAAATTGACAGCATCTGTATAAAAGATTGTAACAAACGGTTCATTAGAGTACTTAAGAGAAGGCCTTTTCTTTCCACACTAAAAGGCCGTGTTAAAAAGGTCTTTGTTTTCTATGAGACCTATCTCACTTACTCCAAACCAAACCAGATGAAAGATGAGAAAGATTATATTACCAAAAAAGTGTCTGACTGTTTTCTGAAGTATACAAGTTCAGAATGTAGTGGTCATGTAAAAACCAAAGCTGAGGACGAAAGAAAATACTTAGAGACACAAAGAGCTGCAAGTTTTCCAGGGCTCCTTCACTGCCTCTGTGAGAGAAGAGACCCTGACACAATGGAGAACATTTACCAGAGTTGGCAATGCATTTACAATTCAAGCACAAAAACTAAAGAAGATGAATTAAACTTTATCTTGGCGAACTTTGTCCTTAACTGCATCAACCCAGAGTCTGAGAATATTACAGATCCCACAGTCCTGGAAGTTATCCTGAAAGATGTACTGAAAGATGAAGAGGAAGATAAACCTAAACCTTCAGCAGAGATGTATTTcctagctttgctgctgctgtggcCACAAGAAGGTACCGAGTCATACGTGAAAAAAATCTGGAAAGGTTTTGGAAACCACTATGAAAACTATCTTCGTTCAAGACTTATTGTACCTCATTTCTTCCTTGGACAGTCCTCAGGACTAAACAGAATTGTTCACAAATCTAAAATCGATACCTGCTTTGCTCATTTTTCTGTACCAATAAATCAACTTTGGCAGAGTGGAGAAGTGTGGAAAAATGACAATGTCAAGAGTCTACTGCGTCGTGTAGATGGCAGAACCGAGGGGCATAAGGTGTTTGCTCAGTGCGGCAATGTAAAAATCAGAGTGCAGCCTGCTAACAGAGAAGACATAAGAAGAGACAACAAAGTCTCTTTTTTTCTTGGGTTTACCATTAAAGGGCCAGTAGCATACGATATTCAATACTAA